From Nicotiana tabacum cultivar K326 chromosome 20, ASM71507v2, whole genome shotgun sequence, one genomic window encodes:
- the LOC107804018 gene encoding uncharacterized protein LOC107804018, whose amino-acid sequence MIQLNGNWDNYGRFRDFEVDTIVVDENASYSILISTIAEQLSIDTSEKIVEIKYMVNDNCPPMEIRNDMGVRMYMETKKENKNLGSYPLCISVRDFNMELAITNDNTSAGSSGSLKLLDMSSSPATEKYQSEIITESTQTDIEEGQVYQDKQTVAAAIKHFSVMHNFQFRVKRSSHRSYWLVCIGENCKWHFKATSINDSAMFKIRSFNRQHTCSLMDETFIQRKRTALVVGSMVIPKYCDPKTVYTPKDIQTDILSEHGVNLSYMQAWRAKEKALQPVVGVDGTFLNSAYMGIMLTTNTMDAAGTILPLAYAVVDSENDASWKWFFEQFKQAYGERPSMCVVLDRNESILKATSIVYPGMPHYSCMWHIWINIRSKFKKGHLQLHELYFATARSYTLDEFNERMLKIEEVDPRVKFYLYDIGYHRWSRVYETVNRTWTMTSNIVESLNAITKDARELPIFDLLEYMRTLLERWTNEKLLKAKGTFTFLGSKFNKELENNRTLSQKLRVRASTDHIHTMLDGVKRYIVCLENKKCSCGQFQLEELPWAHALAALRHRNETYENYCSPYYTRESLLRTYEIPVNHLPDESNWNVPQHILDEVVNPLTGDKRQPGRPQKERYKTYDEIKSKKYKVSCENFGGEGHNKRSYKNAPKKK is encoded by the exons ATGatacaattgaatgggaattgggataacTATGGCAGATTTAGAGATTTTGAAGTTGATACCATTGTGGTAGATGAGAATGCAAGCTATAGTATTCTGATTTCTACAATTGCAGAACAACTATCGATTGATACTTcagaaaaaattgtagaaatcaaaTACATGGTGAATGACAATTGTCCTCCAATGGAGATTAGGAATGATATGGGGGTTCGTATGTATATGGAGACCAAAAAGGAGAATAAAAATTTAGGTTCATATCCGTTATGTATAAGTGTACgagatttcaatatggaattggCAATCACCAACGATAACACAAGTGCAG GTTCATCTGGATccctaaagttacttgatatgtcATCCTCTCCAGCTACAGAGAAAtatcaaagtgaaataataacagAATCTACGCAAACTGATATTGAAGAAGGACAAGTGTATCAGGACAAGCAAACTGTAGCTGCTGCAATAAAGCACTTTTCTGTGATGCACAATTTCCAGTTCAGAGTTAAAAGATCTAGTCATAGAAG CTATTGGCTTGTATGCATTGGTGAAAACTGTAAATGGCACTTCAAGGCAACGTCAATTAATGATTCCGCAATGTTCAAGATAAGGAGTTTCAACCGACAACACACATGCTCCTTAATGGACGAAACATTCATACAGCGCAAACGTACTGCACTTGTAGTTGGTAGCATGGTCATTCCAAAGTATTGTGATCCTAAGACTGTTTACACACCAAAGGACATACAAACTGACATATTATCCGAACATGGAGTGAACCTAAGCTACATGCAAGcatggagagcaaaggaaaaggctTTACA GCCAGTAGTAGGGGTTGATGGGACATTCTTAAATTCAGCCTACATGGGGATTATGCTGACAACAAACACCATGGATGCAGCAG GTACAATATTGCCCTTGGCATATGCTGTGGTTGATTCTGAAAACGACGCATCTTGGAAgtggttctttgagcaattcaagcaGGCATATGGTGAAAGACCTTCAATGTGTGTTGTTTTAGataggaatgagagtatattGAAGGCAACATCAATTGTCTATCCGGGCATGCCACACTACtcttgcatgtggcatatttggaTAAATATAAGGTCAAAATTCAAGAAGGGTCATCTACAATTACATGAATTGTACTTTGCTACAGCACGGTCATACACTctggatgaatttaatgaaaggatgTTGAAGATTGAAGAGGTAGACCCGCGTGTGAAATTTTACCTATATGATATTGGCTATCATAGATGGTCAAGAGTATATGAAACAGTGAATAGAACGTGGACAATGACATCAAATATTGTAGAGTCATTGAACGCTATAACAAAAGATGCAAGAGAGCTGCCGATATTTGACCTTTTAGAGTATATGCGAACACTGCTAGAACGTTGGACCAACGAGAAGTTATTGAAGGCGAAGGGTACTTTCACATTTCTTgggtctaaattcaacaaagaaTTAGAGAACAACAGAACATTATCTCAGAAGCTTAGG gtgagggcttcaacaGATCATATACATACTATGTTAGATGGTGTAAAGCGGTACATTGTGTGTCTAGAAAACAAGAAATGTAGCTGTGGCCAATTCCAACTTGAAGAACTTCCATGGGCGCATGCTTTGGCAGCATTAAGGCACAGGAATGAGACATATGAAAACTATTGCTCTCCGTATTACACAAGGGAGAGCCTTCTGCGTACGTATGAAATACCAGTAAATCATCTTCCTGATGAAAGCAACTGGAATGTGCCACAACATATTTTGGATGAGGTAGTAAATCCACTGACGGGAGATAAAAGGCAGCCAGGGAGACCTCAAAAGGAAAGGTATAAAACATATGATGAAATAAAGTCAAAGAAGTACAAGGTGTCATGTGAAAATTTTGGAGgtgaagggcataacaaaagatcttACAAGAATGCGCCCAAGAAGAAATGA
- the LOC107820707 gene encoding uncharacterized protein LOC107820707, whose amino-acid sequence MEPTTHSSSPRQIRAEMRTKQMHDVDAGGSSIPGGKQLKRKGKEVCVDDDFAQDVPKIPTVKKPKLSPASSKQKTKKQSKKLPKLVQKKNLVKNRHYVAPHNVDYGVLRFHTFTTESGEKIGVLTLPNKIDYEDEQGAPSSEVPNADSPTLEPKHTDCQEDKESVAKKLRKLEKGIEQFAGSSTKNNDQQQGVNNQQFQFNIGDQVHASTSNTAAVCLEHVPAHVDLYSEFQEAAEVKQADIEDINTQSPIHRVTVAAQIEQVIEKQINEGEDTQHVDEVVSEGSDIDKKGVTLYDFELPDNLTQLVKYGEPIPDESTPIHPGRTKQPGKHARSPFIPLYSSGGSNSIGPKFFYLKHPFTTLIGENVDSDVLDKFNKWLYHRSDKVSKGGGRLPFP is encoded by the exons ATGGAACCTACTACTCACAGTTCATCTCCTAGACAAATCCGTGCCGAGATGAGGACAAAGCAAATGCACGATGTAGATGCTGGAGGAAGTTCTATACCAGGCGGCAAACAACTCAAAAGAAAGGGGAAAGAGGTATGTGTAGATGACGACTTTGCTCAAGATGTCCCTAAAATTCCAACAGTTAAAAAACCCAAGTTGTCTCCTGCTTCCTCAAAACAAAAAACGAAGAAACAGTCCAAAAAACTCCCAAAATTGGTTCAGAAAAAAAATTTGGTGAAg AATAGACATTATGTTGCCCCACATAATGTGGATTATGGGGTGCTTAGATTCCACACTTT CACGACTGAATCTGGAGAAAAGATTGGAGTGCTTACTCTGCCAAACAAGATTGATTATGAAGATGAACAAGGTGCACCATCATCAGAGGTTCCAAATGCTGATTCTCCAACATTGGAACCCAAACATACAGATTGTCAAGAGGACAAGGAATCTGTGGCTAAGAAGCTCAGGAAGCTAGAAAAGGGAATTGAGCAG TTTGCTGGTAGTTCAACAAAAAACAATGACCAACAACAAGGAGTGAACAACCAGCAATTTCAGTTCAATATTGGTGATCAAGTGCATGCAAGCACAAGCAACACAG CTGCAGTTTGTCTAGAACATGTTCCAGCACATGTTGACTTATATTCAGAATTTCAAGAAGCAGCTGAGGTAAAACAAGCAG ATATTGAAGATATCAATACACAGTCCCCAATTCACAGAGTGACTGTAGCAGCTCAGATAGAACAAGTCATTGAGAAACAAATAAATGAAGGTGAAGATACACAACATGTGGATGAAGTTGTTTCTGAAGGATCAGACATTGATAAGAAGGGTGTGACATTGTATGACTTTGAGTTGCCAGACAACTTAACACAATTGGTTAAGTATGGCGAGCCCATACCCGATGAATCAACCCCTATTCATCCGGGGAGAACCAAGCAACCGGGGAAACATGCACGATCACCTTTCATACCTCTATATAGTTCTGGAGGCAGCAACTCTATTGGACCTAAATTTTTCTACCTCAAACACCCCTTCACAACTCTTATAGGTGAAAATGTAGATTCTGATGTGTTAGATAAGTTCAACAAGTGGTTATACCACCGTAGTGACAAAGTATCTAAGGG AGGAGGAAGGCTCCCTTTTCCATAA